Genomic window (Candidatus Omnitrophota bacterium):
GGGATAAGCCTATTTTAACAGATAGCGGAGGGTATCAAGTTTTTAGTCTTTCACAATTTCGGAAAATAACAGATCAAGGTGTAAAATTTCAATCACATTTAGATGGATCAACTCATTTCTTGACTCCTGAAGATATTGTTTCTATTCAGGGTATTTTAGGGTCAGACATGATGATGCCTTTAGATGAATGTGCTCCGTATCCATGTGGGGAAAAGGAAGCTAAAAAAGCGGTTGAGAGAACAACTGCTTGGGCAAAACGCT
Coding sequences:
- a CDS encoding tRNA guanosine(34) transglycosylase Tgt, giving the protein MFTIHHQDKNTRARRATLKTGHGEIQTPFFMPVGTNATVKSLSNEDLVSIGSQIILSNTYHLFLRPGMDIIKNAGGLHGFMSWDKPILTDSGGYQVFSLSQFRKITDQGVKFQSHLDGSTHFLTPEDIVSIQGILGSDMMMPLDECAPYPCGEKEAKKAVERTTAWAKR